One Vicugna pacos chromosome 12, VicPac4, whole genome shotgun sequence genomic window carries:
- the LOC140700076 gene encoding lens fiber major intrinsic protein, with protein sequence MWELRSASFWRAIFAEFFATLFYVFFGLGASLRWTPGPLHVLQVALAFGLALATLVQAVGHISGAHVNPAVTFAFLVGSQMSLLRAICYMVAQLLGAVAGAAVLYSVTPPAVRGNLALNTLHPGVSVGQATIVEIFLTLQFVLCIFATYDERRNGRLGSVALAVGFSLTLGHLFGMYYTGAGMNPARSFAPAILTRNFTNHWVYWVGPIIGGGLGSLLYDFLLFPRLKSVSERLSILKGARPSESNGQPEATAEPVELKTQAL encoded by the exons ATGTGGGAACTGCGGTCAGCCTCCTTCTGGAGGGCAATATTTGCTGAATTCTTTGCTACCCTCTTCTATGTCTTCTTCGGGCTGGGGGCCTCACTGCGTTGGACCCCTGGACCCCTGCATGTCTTACAGGTGGCTCTGGCCTTCGGCCTGGCCCTGGCTACGCTGGTGCAAGCTGTGGGCCACATCAGTGGAGCTCATGTCAATCCTGCAGTCACTTTCGCCTTCCTTGTGGGCTCTCAGATGTCCCTGCTCCGTGCCATCTGCTATATGGTAGCCCAACTCCTGGGAGCCGTGGCTGGGGCCGCCGTGCTGTACAGTGTCACCCCACCTGCCGTCCGAGGAAACCTAGCACTTAACACG TTGCACCCTGGGGTGAGTGTGGGCCAGGCCACCATAGTGGAGATCTTCCTGACGCTCCAGTTCGTGCTCTGCATCTTTGCCACATACGACGAGAGGCGGAATGGCCGCCTGGGCTCTGTGGCCTTGGCCGTCGGCTTCTCCCTCACCCTGGGGCACCTCTTTGGG ATGTATTACACTGGTGCAGGCATGAACCCTGCCCGTTCCTTTGCTCCTGCCATTCTCACCAGGAACTTCACCAACCACTGG GTGTACTGGGTGGGCCCCATCAttggaggaggcctgggcagtCTCCTTTATGACTTTCTCCTCTTCCCCCGGCTCAAGAGCGTTTCTGAGAGACTGTCTATTCTCAAGGGTGCCAGGCCCAGTGAATCCAATGGACAACCAGAGGCCACAGCGGAACCTGTTGAACTGAAGACCCAAGCTCTGTAA
- the LOC140700078 gene encoding SPRY domain-containing protein 4 — protein MALPFARSLCLCRWGAKRLGVAAAEARRGISFKLEEKTAHSSLVLFRGDTGVKYGMVGLEPTKLALNVERFREWAVVLADTAVTSGRHYWEVTVKRSQQFRIGVADVDMSRDSCIGVDDRSWVFTYAQRKWHTMFAKEKAPIEGIGQPEKVGLLLEYEAQKLSLVDVSRVAVVHTLQTDFRGPVVPAFALWDGELLTHSGLEVPEGL, from the exons ATGGCGCTGCCCTTTGCACGCTCGCTGTGCCTGTGCCGCTGGGGAGCCAAACGATTAGGAGTTGCCGCCGCGGAAGCCCGCAGAG GCATCAGTTTCAAACTGGAAGAAAAGACCGCCCACAGCAGCCTGGTACTCTTCAGAGGTGACACAGGTGTCAAATATGGCATGGTGGGATTGGAGCCCACAAAATTGGCCCTGAATGTGGAGCGATTCCGGGAGTGGGCAGTGGTGCTGGCAGACACCGCGGTCACCAGTGGCAGGCACTACTGGGAGGTGACAGTGAAGCGCTCCCAGCAATTCCGAATAGGAGTGGCAGATGTGGACATGTCCCGGGATAGCTGCATTGGTGTTGACGATCGTTCCTGGGTGTTCACCTATGCCCAGCGCAAGTGGCACACCATGTTCGCCAAAGAGAAAGCCCCTATTGAGGGCATTGGGCAGCCAGAGAAGGTGGGGCTGCTGCTGGAGTATGAGGCCCAGAAGCTGAGCCTGGTGGATGTGAGCCGGGTTGCTGTGGTCCACACACTACAGACAGATTTCCGGGGTCCAGTGGTGCCTGCCTTTGCCCTTTGGGATGGAGAGCTGCTGACCCACTCAGGGCTTGAGGTGCCTGAAGGCCTCTAG